In Euphorbia lathyris chromosome 10, ddEupLath1.1, whole genome shotgun sequence, a single genomic region encodes these proteins:
- the LOC136208131 gene encoding heavy metal-associated isoprenylated plant protein 3-like, with the protein MVMEDLQDYLMIKAMYAKSKLAFRKCSDDIDIAIEFVELSELISNKCYMISHFLDRYMWLTEGEGDKAAAATADGGEKKDERKPVSVYKVDMHCEGCCKKIRRAVKHLEGVESAKTDRQSNKLTVTGEVDPEKVKARLEKKMKKEVQIVSPQPKKDARGGGEKKADEKTAEKKPEVKKPPPEEITVVLKIKTHCDDCITKMKKIIRKIKGVESVAVDDRKDLVTVKGTMEVKDLVPYLSEKFRTSVEVVQQKTDEAKKEVGGGGDGDGGGGEKKTDAAAASGDGGAMAEVTNKMDYYPAYVPTNWLDGIFSQSYTVDPQHLQYGYGYNPVNQD; encoded by the exons ATGGTGATGGAGGACCTCCAAGATTATCTAATGATTAAAGCTATGTATGCGAAGAGCAAACTAGCTTTTCGAAAGTGTTCCGACGACATAGATATAGCGATCGAGTTTGTTGAGTTGTctgagttaatttcaaataaatgttaCATGATTTCACATTTTTTAGATCGGTATATGTGGTtg ACAGAAGGTGAAGGAGATAAAGCGGCTGCCGCCACTGCGGACGGCGGCGAAAAAAAGGATGAACGGAAGCCTGTTTCTGTTTACAAAGTCGACATGCATTGTGAAGGCTGTTGTAAGAAAATTAGAAGAGCGGTGAAGCATTTAGAAG GTGTGGAGTCGGCGAAAACGGATCGTCAATCGAACAAATTGACAGTGACCGGGGAGGTTGACCCTGAGAAAGTGAAAGCGAGGctggaaaagaaaatgaagaaggaaGTACAGATTGTATCTCCGCAGCCGAAGAAAGACGCCCGCGGTGGTGGTGAGAAGAAAGCGGATGAGAAAACCGCCGAGAAGAAACCCGAGGTGAAGAAACCACCACCTGAAGAG ATTACGGTAGTTTTGAAAATCAAAACTCATTGTGATGATTGCATTACCAAAATGAAGAAGATCATCAGAAAAATCAAAG GAGTTGAGAGTGTGGCAGTCGACGACAGAAAGGATCTGGTAACGGTGAAGGGGACAATGGAAGTTAAGGACCTCGTGCCTTACCTGTCGGAGAAGTTCCGGACGTCGGTTGAGGTCGTTCAGCAGAAGACAGACGAGGCAAAGAAAGAAGTCGGCGGCGGCGGCGACGGCGACGGAGGAGGAGGCGAGAAAAAGACCGATGCTG CGGCAGCTAGTGGTGACGGTGGTGCTATGGCGGAGGTAACAAATAAAATGGACTATTATCCGGCATATGTTCCGACTAATTGGCTGGACGGGATATTTTCTCAGAGCTACACTGTTGACCCACAACATCTACAATACGGTTATGGGTATAACCCGGTAAATCAAGATTAG